A single genomic interval of Daucus carota subsp. sativus chromosome 1, DH1 v3.0, whole genome shotgun sequence harbors:
- the LOC108216042 gene encoding uncharacterized protein LOC108216042, whose product MANRDQETPLAPEAHRIAMNVSDNTNNNDNNNNRFSPPIKDEKRNRSRCLKCCGCTTIVLTVLGVTILILALTVFKAKDPKVNLNYVRIKGLETVTAINLVPNTNLTIEVELSIKNPNAVAFKFKNVTTGIYYDNVLIGEAYNPKGTAKANKTFRVKVTVDVLLQSFLRIPRFLGDLAAREVPVTTRSNIRGKVEIIEIIKKTVGVKLNCALTVTLADQNYKDLDCKRSVSI is encoded by the coding sequence ATGGCTAATCGAGACCAGGAAACGCCCCTTGCCCCCGAGGCTCATCGGATTGCAATGAACGTGTCCGACAACACGAACAACAACGACAACAACAACAATCGATTTTCTCCGCCAATTAAAGACGAAAAGAGAAACCGGAGTAGATGTCTCAAATGTTGCGGTTGCACGACAATTGTTCTAACAGTTCTCGGGGTGACCATTTTGATACTAGCGTTAACGGTATTTAAAGCCAAGGATCCGAAAGTAAACTTAAATTACGTGAGGATCAAGGGACTAGAGACCGTCACTGCAATAAATCTTGTCCCGAATACAAACCTCACGATCGAAGTCGAGCTCTCCATCAAAAATCCGAATGCAGTGGCCTTCAAGTTCAAGAACGTCACGACAGGTATTTATTACGACAATGTTCTCATCGGGGAGGCTTATAATCCGAAGGGAACAGCGAAGGCTAACAAGACGTTTCGAGTCAAGGTAACGGTGGACGTTTTGCTGCAGTCGTTTCTTAGGATTCCTCGGTTTTTAGGTGATCTGGCAGCGAGAGAGGTGCCTGTGACTACGCGGAGCAACATCAGGGGCAAAGTGGAGATCATCGAGATTATTAAGAAGACGGTTGGGGTGAAATTGAATTGTGCTTTGACAGTTACTTTGGCGGACCAGAATTATAAAGATCTTGATTGCAAACGATCTGTTTCGATTTGA